From a region of the Pochonia chlamydosporia 170 chromosome Unknown PCv3seq00015, whole genome shotgun sequence genome:
- a CDS encoding hemolysin-III related domain-containing protein, which yields MAILRTITETGQNLKGEPHVGRRFSEWQLNNKYILSGYCYRSRTIWRPSPACWFCTTRLAMCIPVWPRISPPPTICRNCFFQYLSEPQFLNVSSLNYAMFGIRAEICLVLRTLYHLIHSRSHRMQQFWRRMDLLDILM from the coding sequence ATGGCTATATTAAGAACGATAACAGAAACTGGCCAAAACCTAAAAGGCGAACCGCACGTTGGCAGGAGATTTTCTGAATGGCAGCTCAATAACAAATATATCCTCAGTGGCTATTGTTACAGAAGTCGAACTATATGGAGACCTTCGCCAGCTTGTTGGTTTTGTACAACGAGACTTGCGATGTGTATACCTGTATGGCCGAGGATCTCCCCTCCTCCTACCATTTGTCGCAATTGCTTCTTTCAGTACCTGTCTGAGCCTCAATTCCTTAACGTTTCATCTCTGAATTATGCTATGTTTGGGATCCGTGCGGAGATTTGTTTGGTCCTAAGGACGCTTTACCACCTGATACACTCCCGCTCGCATCGCATGCAACAATTCTGGCGTAGAATGGATCTGCTTGATATTCTCATGTAA
- a CDS encoding transcription initiation factor IID domain-containing protein yields MSKLPVFAAEIRQMMYVAGETESISQDTVALVESIIKDQVIHMITIADELASRRGSRVFSNNDLIFQFRHDAARVERIQKFLALKALRKLSKDDEEDIEKAEAQGADAMQRGSADSLEMSQAVVAATRLPWDANALYTELPPGPADLIVSGEQDATNLAKLRAADAKTLNMTVAEYATWSECRHASFTKRRVVRFRQWCGLGVVGDHKVTDDVLDILGFLTGEMVQRLTGLALAFQEREICRRASLHGEQKIERKGLESLLRPESGQQRRSPVDWRHIQQAYDVTQIERAAGGVRRRGMWTKKGLCLI; encoded by the exons ATGTCGAAGCTGCCGGTATTCGCTGCAGAAATTCGCCAA ATGATGTACGTCGCAGGTGAGACCGAAAGCATATCTCAGGACACAGTAGCCCTCGTCGAGAGCATCATTAAGGATCAAGTTATTCACATG ATAACCATTGCCGACGAGCTCGCCTCCCGACGCGGAAGCCGTGTCTTCTCGAACAAcgacctcatcttccaaTTTCGACACGACGCCGCGCGGGTCGAACGAATACAAAAGTTTCTCGCTCTGAAAGCACTTCGTAAATTGTCaaaggacgacgaagaagataTTGAGAAAGCTGAAGCACAGGGCGCCGACGCGATGCAACGCGGATCAGCCGACTCACTGGAGATGAGCCAGGCGGTGGTTGCGGCGACTAGACTTCCATGGGATGCCAATGCTCTCTACACAGAGCTACCACCCGGACCAGCCGATTTGATAGTTTCCGGCGAACAAGATGCCACGAATTTGGCAAAACTGCGTGCTGCAGATGCCAAGACTCTCAACATGACTGTTGCTGAATACGCAACGTGGTCGGAATGCCGCCATGCTTCCTTTACCAAGCGGCGCGTAGTGAGATTCCGACAATGGTGCGGACTTGGCGTTGTAGGCGACCACAAGGTGActgatgatgtcttggacaTTCTAGGTTTCTTGACCGGTGAGATGGTACAGCGACTAACAggtttggcgttggcgtttcAAGAGCGCGAGATCTGTCGAAGAGCATCCTTGCATGGGGAGCAGAAAATTGAAAGAAAGGGCCTTGAGTCTCTTCTCAGGCCTGAGTCGGGACAGCAACGGAGATCGCCAGTAGATTGGCGACATATTCAGCAGGCATACGACGTGACGCAAATCGAACGGGcagctggtggtgtcagGCGGAGGGGCATGTGGACCAAGAAGGGGCTCTGCCTTATTTAA
- a CDS encoding histone acetyltransferase GCN5 (similar to Verticillium alfalfae VaMs.102 XP_003005908.1) — protein MPKPYVARLVYDRTHLSIALVKPPLDVVGGITYRPFSRRRFAEIAFCAISSDRQVKGYGAHLMSHLKDYVRASGDVMHFLTCADNSAIGYFKKQGFTKEITLEKNMWMGYIKDYNGATLMQCSMLPRIRYLEMGRMLSKQKECVQAKIRAFSKSHIIHPPPREWSDGIKEINPLDIPAIRASGWSPDKDEMTRRPRHAPIYSQLLRLLNDMANHNSAWPFLVPVDRDEVTDYYDIILEPMDLSTMETRLEVDQYVTLEDFIRDATLVFDNCRKYNDESTQYVKLADNLERYMWRQIKTLPEWSCLESEKVLVRDRLGDDSAMLSTLIPEEIPTVTARLDEALARN, from the exons ATGCCCAAACCGTACGTTGCGCGGCTCGTCTACGACCGTACGCATTTATCCATCGCCCTTGTTAAGCCGCCTCTTGACGTGGTCGGTGGCATTACCTACCGTCCCTTCAGCCGCCGCAGGTTTGCCGAAATCGCATTTTGCGCAATCAGCTCTGATCGACAGGTCAAAGGTTATGGCGCGCATTTGATGTCGCACCTCAAAGACTACGTGAGGGCCAGCGGCGATGTGATGCACTTCCTGACCTGCGCCGACAACTCTGCCATTGGATATTTCAAGAAACAAGGCTTCACCAAGGAGATCACCTTGGAAAAGAATATGTGGATGGGATACATCAAAGATTACAACGGAGCCACCCTCATGCAgtgctcaatgttgccacGAATACGATATCTCGAGATGGGACGTATGCTATCTAAGCAGAAGGAATGCGTCCAGGCTAAAATTCGCGCTTTTTCGAAGTCACACATTATCCACCCGCCTCCCAGAGAATGGAGTGATGGCATTAAGGAGATCAATCCGCTTGATATTCCCGCAATCCGAGCGTCTGGTTGGTCACCAGATAAAGACGAAATGACACGCCGACCACGACACGCCCCAATCTACAGCCAGCTGCTGCGCCTTCTCAACGACATGGCTAATCATAATTCGGCATGGCCGTTTCTTGTGCCAGTGGATCGCGATGAAGTGACTGACTACTACGACATTATTCTAGAGCCCATGGACCTGAGTACCATGGAGACGAGGCTCGAAGTGGACCAATATGTTACGCTTGAAGACTTTATAAGAGACGCAACGCTCGTTTTCGACAACTGTCGCAAATACAACGACGAAAGCACACAGTACGTAAAGCTGGCCGATAACCTCGAGAGATATATGTGGCGACAGATTAAGACCCTTCCCGAATGGTCTTGTCTAGAGTCGGAGAAGGTGTTGGTCAGGGACCGCCTTGGCGATGATAGCGC TATGCTCTCAACCCTTATTCCGGAGGAGATTCCTACTGTGACAGCTAGGCTGGACGAGGCTCTAGCACGCAACTAG